A single window of Brassica rapa cultivar Chiifu-401-42 unplaced genomic scaffold, CAAS_Brap_v3.01 Scaffold0465, whole genome shotgun sequence DNA harbors:
- the LOC103841606 gene encoding uncharacterized protein LOC103841606, which translates to METLMIKADVDEPKDATMARFLSGLNRDIQDRMELQEYGSVEQMLHKAILIEKQVKRKSFSKPAITSKPAYSPRPAFAPKPSYQDKGKSSSTTHNAFKTDVPARDDKGKAVDTSGRARDIRCFKCQGLGHFAKNCPNQRVMILTENGEVESEDEQENKEDLRPIFDEEDKSFGYPHQGPLLVARKGMVESIFDETDDRLVDDSDPAFDDESDPIYDEEPCFDYPAHGPLLVTRRTLSVQPKNNEKEQRENLFHSRCLVSEKVCSLIIDGGSCTNVASDTLVRKLGLATRPLSRPFRLEWLNEAGEQYVKEQVTVPITIGRYEDEVVCNVLPMDACHILLGRPWQFDKRAVHDGFTNRHSFDHKGKKITLVPLTPLEVHQDQIQLKRNRDKETKPDEPESSQRNSNFYIKQNENPKGLPPVRGIEHQIDLVPGTSLPNRPAYRTNPVETKELQKQIGDLLEKGYIRESLSPCAVPVLLVPKKDGSWCMCVDCRAINNITVKYRHPIPRLDDMLDELHGSCHFVVVYFDDILVYSKNLEDHKMHLKSVLEVLRKEKLFANLGKCSFGTDHVVFLGFVVGADGLRVDEEKIKAIRDWPSPSTVGEVRSFHGLAGFYRRFVPDFSSIAAPLTEVIKKNVGFKWEQAQEKAFQMLKVKLTHAPLLVLPDFSKTFEIECDASGVGIGAVLMQDKKPIAYFSEKLGGATLNYPTYDQELYALVRALQTWQHYLWPKEFVIHTDHQSLRHLKGQQKLNKRHARWVEFIETFPYVIKYKQGTRLMFSTTCHPQTDGQTEVVNRTLSALLRSLVKKNLKHWEECLPHVEFAYNHAMHSATKFSPFEIVYGFNPLSPLDLLPLPLSERVSTDGKRKADTIKKLHEQVHANIAAKTERYKRYANRKRKEVIFEEGDLVWVHLRKERFPEERKSKLMPRVDGPFQILRKINDNAYQLDLQARLARTACTDDRADDLSTLFDPIMDFSFGHFSKARILKLSEDLGFVGTQLVRSERPAALAERLAALADRPANVTVLTTLDLAGSIASGWKPISHIN; encoded by the exons ATGGAAACTTTGATGATCAAGGCTGATGTAGACGAGCCCAAGGACGCCACTATGGCTAGGTTCCTCTCTGGCCTTAACCGAGACATCCAAGACCGTATGGAGCTTCAAGAGTATGGTAGTGTGgaacagatgctacacaaggcCATCTTGATCGAGAAACAAGTTAAAAGGAAGAGTTTCTCAAAGCCGGCCATTACCTCTAAACCGGCCTACTCTCCTAGACCGGCTTTTGCTCCTAAGCCAAGCTACCAAGACAaaggtaagtcttcttccacaacacATAATGCTTTTAAAACTGATGTCCCTGCTCGTGATGACAAAGGAAAGGCAGTTGATACTTCTGGCCGAGCAAGAGACATTaggtgtttcaaatgtcaaggtCTAGGACATTTTGCCAAAAACTGTCCCAACCAACGAGTGATGATTCTTACCGAGAATGGAGAAGTTGAATCTGAGGATGAGCAGGAGAACAAAGAAGATCTTcgtcctatctttgatgaagAGGACAAGTCCTTTGGATATCCGCATCAAGGGCCACTACTCGTTGCTAGGAAAGGCATGGTCGAGTCTATTTTCGATGAGACGGACGACCGCTTGGTCGATGATTCCGACCCAGCCTTTGATGATGAGTCCGACCCGATCTATGATGAGGAGCCTTGCTTCGACTATCCAGCTCATGGTCCTCTACTTGTCACAAGAAGAACTCTGAGTGTCCAACCCAAAAACAATGAaaaggaacaaagggagaatctctttcattctCGATGTTTAGTTTCTGAAAAGGTTTGCTCTTTGATTATTGATGGTGGGAGTTGTACTAATGTTGCTAGTGACACTCTTGTCAGGAAACTAGGACTTGCTACTCGGCCTCTctctcgtcctttcaggttggaatgGCTAAACGAGGCTGGAGAACAGTATGTGAAAGAGCAAGTCACTGTCCCTATTAccattggccgatatgaggaCGAGGTCGTTTGCAACGTTCTTCCTATGGACGCATGCCACATTCTCTTGGGCCGGCCATGGCAATTTGATAAGAGAGCCGTGCATGATGGCTTCACAAACCGACACTCCTTTGATCATAAAGGGAAGAAGATCACGCTTGTTCCTTTGACACCTTTGGAGGTTCATCAAGATCAGATCCAGCTCAAGAGGAACCGTGACAAGGAAACCAAGCCAGATGAACCTGAATCATCCCAACGGAACTCCAATTTCTATATCAAACAAA ATGAGAATCCTAAGGGATTACCTCCAGTACgaggcattgagcatcagatcgacCTTGTTCCAGGCACGTCTTTACCAAACCGGCCAGCTTACCGTACCAATCCGGTAGAGACCAAGGAACTTCAGAAACAGATTGGTGACCTTCTTGAGAAAGGCTACATCCGGGAAAGCCTCAGTCCTTGTGCCGTTCCTGTCCTTCTCGTGCCCAAAAAGGATGGTTCTTGgtgcatgtgtgtggactgtcgtgccatcaacaacatcacagTAAAGTATAGGCATCCCATCCCTAGACTAGACGACATGCTTGATGAGTTGCATGGatcat GTCATTTTGTTGTTGtctactttgatgacattcttGTCTATAGCAAAAACCTTGAAGATCATAAGATGCATCTcaaatctgttcttgaagttCTTAGGAAAGAAAAACTCTTTGCCAATCTTGGTAAATGCTCTTTTGGAACAGATCACGTGGTGttcttaggttttgttgtaggtgctgaTGGACTTAGAGTGGACGAGGAGAAAATCAAAGCCATCCGAGACTGGCCAAGTCCTTCGACCGTGGGCGAGGTAAGAAGCTTTCATGGTCTGGCCGGTTTCTATAGACGGTTTGTTCCGGACTTCAGTTCCATTGCTGCTCCTCTGACTGaagtgatcaagaagaacgtCGGTTTCAAATGGGAACAAGCCCAAGAAAAAGCTTTTCAGATGTTAAAAGTGAAGTTGACTCATGCTCCTTTACTtgtacttcctgatttttctaaaacttttgagattgaatgtgatgcttccgGAGTTGGGATTGGTGCTGTCTTGATGCAGGATAAGAAACCcattgcttacttcagtgagaagcttggaggtgCCACACTCAACTACCCCACCTATGACCAGGAGCTATATGCTTTGGTGAGAGCTCTCCAAACGTGGCaacactatctttggcctaaggagtttgtTATCCACACGGACCACCAGTCCTTGAGACATCTTAAGGGTCAACAGAAACTGAACAAGAGACACGCACgttgggttgagttcattgagacatttccttatgttatCAAGTACaagcaag GAACCAGATTGATGTTCTCTACGACTTGtcacccacaaactgatggCCAAACTGAAGTAGTGAATAGAACTTTGTCTGCATTGCTTAGATCATTGGTTAAGAAAAACCTTAAGCATTGGGAAGAATGTTTGCCtcatgttgagtttgcttataaccatgctatgcattctgctACAAAGTTCTCTCCTTTTGAAATCGTTTATGGCTTTAATCCCttatctccacttgatcttttgcctttacctttgagtgaaagagttagCACAGATGGCAAAAGGAAAGCAGACACTATCAAGAAGTTACATGAGCAGGTTCATGCAAACATTGCAGCCAAAACCGAAAGGTACAAAAGATATGCCAACAGGAAGAGAAAGGAGGTGATCTTTGAGGAGggtgatcttgtttgggttcacttgaggaagGAACGGTTTCCAgaagaaagaaagtctaaaCTTATGCCTCGAGTCGATGGTCCATTTCAGATCCTTAGaaagatcaatgacaatgcctatcAGCTTGATttgcaag CTCGATTGGCTCGTACCGCATGTACCGACGACCGTGCTGATGATCTCTCTACCTTGTTCGATCCAATCATGGACTTTTCCTTTGGACATTTctctaaggcaaggatccttaAGCTATCAGAAGACTTGGGATTTGTTGGAACGCAACTTGTCCGATCAGAACGCCCCGCGGCCTTAGCAGAACGTCTTGCGGCCCTTGCTGATCGTCCCGCCAATGTGACTGTCCTTACCACCTTGGACTTAGCCGGTTCGATTGCATCTGGAtggaagccgatcagtcacattaattaa